The Dromaius novaehollandiae isolate bDroNov1 chromosome 27, bDroNov1.hap1, whole genome shotgun sequence genome contains the following window.
CCCGTGAGAAGCTTGAGTTCAAACATTCATGGCATTTTCTTTGAGTGGTACCAATGTTTAAGGTCAAAAGTCAATCCCCTTAATCTCGTGTCGCGATGGATCAGAGGTGGATAAGGAGCCCGTTGTGCGAGGCAGGCAGAGGAAGCAGTGCTGGGGGCCGTGGCCCTGGCaggccccccggccccacgcgccTGCGAGGGAGGCCGGCAGCAAGGGGAGCGCGACtggcagctgctcctgctgcagcagccgaAGATGAAACCACAAGGGACGGATTCACGGGGCCGGCCGCAGCGCCGCGGGCTGAGCACACAGTGTGCATTATGGAGCTGGAGAACACAGGCAGCATCTCGCGTGCTCCGCTGTCAAAGCCCTGTGTTCAGCTCGGCTCCCCCTCCGTctctgggagggcagaggaggaCACGCGGACGAGCGTTTCTGAAGTGCATTTGCAAGAGAAGTGGCCTGGGAGAACGGAGCATCTTGGAGGCTCAGCCAAGCCCTTCCTAACCCAGTGCTGTGGCGTGGAGCCTGCCCGCAGCTCTGCTGAATGGGGACCAGCCTGTACTGTAAGGGACCCCTTTGCTTGCAGGATGCAGATGGACACTCCTGGGACTGTATTAGTTGCACAATTTTGCAGCTGAGAAGCCTGGAAAGTCTCTGGGTGTCCTTGAGAGTGACCACACAGATGGCTCCAGGCTCCTTGAACTGACCTCTTCTCAGCAGGCCCAAATTTAACAgtaattctgctttttctctctaaGCATTTTACATATAAATTAGGTTTCTTGCAACCCCTTTTGAATGGGTGATGATGGAGCCAAATGAAAGCGGGCAGTGTTGTGAGGCTTTGGGTAGCTAACCTGTCTGAAGCGGCAGATTGTTACAAATCATCAGGCAAATTAACTGTGGATATGGTATATCTTTGCTCAATGTTCCCAGTGATCAGTGTGCAGTTAGATATTTTGAGGTCCATAGACGTCCAGTGTACTGCTGCTATTTTTCATTTAGCTTTTGAAGTAGCAGTGTCAAGCTGCTGTGTTACTGTGGCTTAAATTCAAAGGAGAACCCATTTGATTTGAAGCGGTATACGTTATTAAATATGACTGCACAGGAGCCCTATGGGATAATCCTTTATGATAAATGATGTTTGAAATGAGGGAGACCTTACACTGGCTATCTCGCGTACCAGTCGCAGTTAATCTGCGGTAGCAGGACAAGGCAGAGCGTGATTGTGGATATGCAGAGCaaagggcagaggctgtgctgacaAACCAACAGCTCAATCCTGTATGTAGCCAGCACAGTATTACAGCAAAGATGAACTGAACCAGGGCATCTTCGTTTGACATAATAAGGACAACACTTATGTACCCACAGATTTCTCTCCTGTAACATGCAGATTAATCAACTGACTCAATACTGTTCAGTGCAGAAGTACTGGAAATCTGGCAAGGAACCTAAATGCAAAGGCAGTCAAAAGCTGCTTGTTTTCCAGAATCCCTTCAGCTGTACACATGGACTTCCATGGAAATAGCAAAAAGCATCCCTTTCCTGCATGACTCTAATACAGGGAGATATTTATTTGTCCTGTCAGTATATCACATGCCCTAATTGAGCAAATGATAATACATGTTTTACTGGCCTCGGAGTGAAGTTTTCTGATTTAAATGTATTGATTTGGTTCTGACATAAAAATCCATTAAAGCCCCTGATGCATGGGAAGGATAAATAAGCATGTCAGCATGCAGCGGACGTGGTAGTTCCTCACGGCTGATTTGCAGGCCTTTCTTCGGCAGCTCGCGTCTCCCTCCAGGGACTGCTCGGCTGGAAGGCTGCGCCAGAGCCAGGGACTGAGCTGGAGGAGGCAGAGCAACTGTAtgtcatatttaaaatacattttttgtcaCCTATGAATGTGTCCAGCTGGGACTTACACAGTTAGCTATTTCAATGCCCTTTTTTTGCCTGAAAAGGCTACCCCCAGAAGAGGTTTTCTCCAAGAAACTCTCAGTACGCTGTTCCTTAGTAGTCATTTAGAAGGCTTCCTCTTCAGTAATAAACgagcttttcttcttcttggagctctctgcctcccccctcccgGGACGCTGGAGCAGCAGCTGTCCCCAGGAGcggctgccctgcagcagcagggcacgTTGCAGGTTTGTTCCACTCTTCggctcctggcagctccagcGCATCCTCCGGGCACCGGCCTCCCCTCGACCGGGAGGGATCCTAAAAAGCACCAAGTGCAGACAGCTGCTCTGAGGCGCTGGAAATGGGGAGTGAAAACCCCCTCCCGCATCCCTGCCTGCGCAGGAGGCAGCAGACCCTGGAACAGCTCTGCACAGAAAAAGGCCACCCTGCTTTATGCCAGAGCTGTTACAGCTGGACTTAGTACTTTTGCTACAGCCTTAGCAACTAATGTGCCAAAAATCCAGATACACAGGAGCCAGACACCCTCTTCTTGCCCTCTCGGCATGCCTGAGGACCAGCCACGTGCAGAGAAGAGGGCCCGGGGCAGCTCTGCGGTCCTGCGCTGCCCCACAGACTGCTAAACTGAGCCCCTCTTCCTAAGAACAGATCCAGCTAGATAAAGGAAGCAGGACATACTTGAACAACAGACTTTGCTCTTTTTAAACCCAGAAAAGCAGAGTTACAGCTGCTCTCTTCTTCCAGCCTTTGCTCCTAGTCTGATGGAGTCACTCCCTGCAGCCGAGCTCAGGGCAGGTCAAcacctggggagctgctgcctggaAGGTGTTGGCTTTAATTCCTCCTGACTAAGATTTGATGTGGTTTTATATGCACGGCACCCGCGGTCACGGTGTAGGCGCCACGTACCCTGTTTCAGGTGGCCTCGCTCTCCGAGTGTTTGGTCGCAGGCTGTTTGCTGCTTTCCTCTGGCTGTTGGGATTGCAGCTCCCTCAGCTGCCGCTTGTGCCTGAAGCTGCATCCGTCCCTTCTGCTCTCTTCACCTGTAACACAGGCCCATGCTGCGCAGCCCTCCTCATGCGCCgtgcgcggggccgcggagccgctgGCCTGTTCCCTAGCGCATCCACGACGTTCAGCGTGTCCACGAGCGTCCGTGGGGCTGAGGCACCAACGGCATTGTTCCCTGCCTGTGTAAATCGCCTGTTTTCCCCTTGAAAACACTAATTCACGTACGGTTGCATTATGTGGAGTTGTATGTTCCTAATAGGAGTCGGGGTCTGCTGTTGCTCTCCCACTTCTGTTTCATGTGCCCcttcctgtaatttttttcagtttgtttagtTGTTTTTAGTATAGGGGCTGTTCTATGGAGAGTAAACAATTAAGTGTTTGTTTTTAGAAACTGAGTTCACCCCAAAGCAAATGCAATTGCTTCGGGTTGCAAGCGGCCCTGGGAAGCAAGTGTCTTCCCGCAGCCGGCGTTCCCGGGAGCAGcaccgcggggcgccgggccgggggggtttAACGCTGCGGTGCTGCGCGTGGGAGCCcaggccgggcccgcggccgTGCGGAGCAGCTGCCGTCGCTCCCGGAGCAGCGCGGGAGCCGCAGTGAGCACAGGAAGAGCCACTATCCCTTGTCCCCATTCCCGTGCAGCGCTGCGGAGTTTCCTCATCTGGAAGCTTTAACTCTATAATTAAGCTGAACAAGAGACTGAGCTGAATCTCTGCTTGAGCGAgcacaaagaggaggaaaggacCAAACTAGACAATTAAAACGAGAGAGAAAACTGCACGCGGAGGTCTGGGCAGTGATGTTTCTCCTCGACATGCTCGCCCCGACAAGTGCCACATGCCCTGTGTGTAAATAGCAGCTGCCCAGACTCGCTTAATCATCCCATTGTTGCTTTATAATATTAATTAAACATTCCTCTGGGATTGTTGGTGTCCTAATTAAACCAGGCGCTCACAAAAGCCTGTGAAGAAACCAAACAAGTGTGTGCTGGGGGATGCACAGCCTGGGTTTGCTGAACCGCCTGCGATGTTGTTCAAAAATTGAAGGGGAGCTGCgattaaaagctttttttaatagcCAAAAAAGACAGGGACCATTTGAGTAACAGTCCCTGGGGACTGGGAGTGGCTGTCGGCTCTGGGATTTTTTGGAGGAAGAGCTGTAGGAAGCGAGGGGCTGCTCGGGCCTGGCTGGAGGGACAtgcggttcccccccccccttggcaGATGAGAGCGAGTTGTTGCTGGCAGCAAACTGCTGCTATCAAAGGGCCAATTAATCTGCagctgctttggggggggggatggaggggggagggagatgaGGAGCTGCTTGGAAAAGGTCCCGAAGCCCTGCGATGGGCGGGCggcagctgggagctgggagcgcTGGCTCCTCTGTGCCTATGGAAAAGGGCGGGAATCCCAGAGGAAcagctgggctcctggggaagctGCACGGGTACGGCTGTCGAGAGAGGGCTGTGTGTAAATACCATAAAGTGCCTTTTGCTCTATTTCTGCTTGTTTCGGGGCAAGGACTGCAGCCTTGGTCCCTGGAGGGACACCCGCCGATAGACCTGGGTTTTGCGGGGAGTCCTGTTACCTCCAAGCGGGCTCTGGTAGGGGTGAAGGTATCTGGCCAGGTGACTCTCACTGCAAGGCTGGGATCTAAGGTATTAATTTATAGCATCATGTTCATGACTTTGCTGTCTCCCAAAGGAAGCACCCAGAAGTCCTTAGCGTGATGTTTGTGCTTTCCGGCTGCGGCGCGCAGGATGGGGCTCTCTGCGTCCTCTCGTATTTGGGTCTTGCTTGCGATTTTTCCAAGGTAGTGAATTGTTGCAAAGATGTGTCACATCTAATTACACTTGTCACGTTAAATCATATTATGGCAAAAAACCTGAGCCCCTGCTGGGAGCATAATCCCCCCAGTAGAGAGATGCGGAAATCTACCTTTGACATGCTGCAGGAGTGACAGGTCGCTCTAAAAGAGATATAAGCACATGTATAAAGGGCGTGAGTACGCACTTACCCGGTCTTTCTTGTAACAACAATATGTGGCACTGAAAAAGCGATGGCAGCCAAGGCCTGGGAGCAGTTTGCTTCGGCGAAGGGAGGTCCTTGGCGCTGAGCAGGCTGCTGGATGCTCATCTCGATGGCGAGTGTCACTTGTCTGCTTTGATTTGTTCCTCCTGTGCCAGGATACATAGCTGTTCAGCTGGATTTGGTGCATCCCCTGAGTGCAGCCCCCCGTGCACCCAGAGACAAGCCAACATCGAGTTCCGCGTGTGCGTTAGCCGGTAATACACCGGCCGGCACACACCGTACTGCGCGGCACCGGGTGCAAAGCGTCACCCACACGGGCAGGGCAAGGAGACACAGCCCGCGATGCCCCTCCGTGCGGTCACCCTGGTGTCCTGGCCAGCTGCGAGGAGTTTGAGCTCTCTGTGTTTGTAGGAAACAGCAGGTTTTGCTGCTTTACAGGCAGGATAAGTGTTTTATCCTATTCATCTCTAGAGTAATTTAGAGGTCTCATAAAACCTTTCTGGAAGAAAGACTTCTGCTTGACTCTTCCCAGCAATACCTCTTATTTCCAGTGCATTTCCCAAGATTCTTTTTATAGCTAAGggacacctttttaaaaaaaaaaaaaaaaaaaaaaaaaaaaaaaaaaaagcaaataacacCCACATTCTCTGAAAGGTTGAGGTACTGGAAGAGCTGCAGCTACTGACCCCAGGACAGGACCGCGTGAAAGCAAGCTCGCAGGAGGAGCTGCTGACTTCTGAGGTCTGCTCTGCCCCTTTATGTATTAACATCCTCTGCCTGATCCAGCATCGAGTGTTTTGCAGCCCTTAGGTGGGGAACGCACTGGCTCTGTAAGGACGCTGTCAGTGGCTTTGGTGTGGTGGCCGTGGCTCTCGAGCAGGGCTGGAGGGCTGCGACGTGGCTGCTGGAGGACCAGATCTGTGGAATGCTCAGCATTGGCTTACTTGGCTGCCTGCCCCGGCCAgtgctggagggctgctgggacGGACTCTGCCCCGGTGCCGCTGGGTGTACGGACGCGCTCGGGGAGCTTGCTCCATGCTGGGTTGCAACACTGCTGCGACCTCTGCCCGCGCCGCTGCTGAAACTGCTTCCAGATGACAAGCCAGCAAGGGACCCGTGTCACTGATCCTCAGAGGAGACGTGGTGCTGCAACGCCTGCGGTCTGGACCAGAGGTGACAGATGTTCTGCAACACTCCTGCTCTCTTGAGATGTCCATCAGTCCTGTTAGTAACTTCTTCACTTCCCAGAAGGCTGTTGCAGACCGCAGAGACCAGCAGACGCGATGCCAAGGGCCCTGGAACGACCCGTCGTTACCTGACTGGGCAGGGGCAGGTTGTAGCACACCCAGCTAGGAACACAGCAAcggctgcacggggcagcggctCGTCCCCATCCCGGGGCCGTTCTCCGTGCCCGTTCCCTCGCGGCGCTCACCGCCAGCGGTGCAGGTACCGGAGGCAATGCCACCGTATTCCTGCAGACCAGGAGCCAGCTTCTACCTCTGCAGAGGTTGTCACGGGCAGAGCAAAGGGACTAATTAAACCTGACAAAGTCACGTTCGTTATCTCTAgctttcaaatgtcacatcaccAGCGACAGCCGGGCGCTATGGATGTAGCGCAGCCCCCGGGAATGTCCAGCCTTAACCCTTTTCCAGGATAACCTCTCTGTGCCTGCCCAAGGTGAAGACTGCCGGAGAACCAGGCTGCTTGCTTTGGGTGATGTTGCATCCACACTTTTTCACTTTCCTGTTCAGTGAAAGCTGAGAAACTTGGCCCCGTTGTGGGGCTTTGCTCAACACGGCTCCTGCAGGAAACGCCCTGGGGAACGGCGTACGGAGAGCTCGCCGGAGACCGAGAGCATCGCAGCCGGCAGCGAGTGCCCAGCTGCGGGAGCCCAGCGAGGAGGCTGCGGAAATGGTCTCTGCCGGGGAGGTGGTGACTGGGATAAATTCCCGCCCGGCGCAGCGGAGCCGACCTGAGCCGCGCTAGCAGCGTTCCCGGTGCTGTCACCGCCCGGCCTCTGCCGAGACAAACTGTTGCAGCAAATtgggttttatttattctttaaactCAGCCCCTGAGACTGCCTGCCAGCAAGAAGAGGGAATCATTTCTTAATTAGAAAGGCCACGGGGAAACAAATGAGCTTGAACCAAAGGAAGGAGAAATTCACCCTCCTTCTGCAGCAATATTGAAAGAAGTGTGGTCAGTTTTTAGAAACACCGCTTAAAGGAGCAGgacagctgctgctggtggctaGTAACATGGTGAGGGTGATTGGGGAATGTGCTGGAGTGACTGCAACAATATTGGACTTTGAACAAAACCGCTCTTTCAGCAACGATGTGGCAAGTGGCTTCTTCCTTGCTGGACTCGGTTTGAGGGGAAATTGATCAATTTGTTCAGTTTCTGGTCAGAAAGGTTGGATTAGTTAAGTGCATCGACGTTAGCGGGGATAGATCATGATACGGTCAGGAAGGGTGAGCGCTGGCTGGGGAAGGCTGTCAGCTCCTGCTGATGGGCGAGAGCGAGTGGCTCTTGCCGGGGTGGTCGCGTGCTGCAGCTGCGGAGGTGCCGCCTGGGTCTCGGCTTCCCCGGGGGTGGATGGACACAACCCGTGTTTATCTGACAGGAAAACGAAATGGGCAGGAATCGgcctgtattttcctttcctgttgccCAGCATTGGCCTGCGAAGCCCCATCGCATTGTCAGAAGAACAAGCtgtgaaatgcttttgaaaataaaggctCTTTAATTACGGGCATGTCTGAGAGCCTTCTGGAGGAGAGCGTGCTGCCGGCGCTGGCTGGGCCGGGAAGCCCGGAGACGCAGGGTGCAGAGCCCTTCCCGCAGAAGCACGCTCTTAATTTTAAGATCCAGATCCTCTCCACGCGTTGAGAGATACGGGCCAGATGCAGTGCCTGTCCCTTTCAGTGGTGCCGGATCTGCTCGCTGGTGTGAGGGCGGAGGGTGGCGGGGCAGGAGCTCCCAGCACAGGTCTCACCTGGTCTGCAGGTGGTGTGGATGCAGAGGCTGCTGAGCTTTCCTTGAGATGTTTGTCCTCagccagaggagggaggaagggctgCAACATGGTCCTGGGCTGTTGTGGCCCTTGCAGAGCGCTGGGTATGCTCTGGGGAGTGAATTTTATGTGATCTCGCCAATTATGTCTTTGACTCATTCATTTACTTCCACCCAGAAGGACATGAAAACGACTGCCTTGATGTAATTTGGGTAATGAGCGAGGAGCTTTAACCGTTTGCATGCCCACTTCTGCGAGGGAGCAGCTTTCTCATTCCATCCACATCATCTCCCCCCAGAGCCTCCTGAGACTCTGTTTTATTCTTTATCTTCACACAGATGACTGGCCACTGTCTTCCTTCTGCTAAAATGCTGAATACATAAATGTGTCTCTGCCTGTAGCATCTCTTCCCGCCTGCGGTGGCAGGGACTGGGAAGTGGAGGTGACAGGCCCCGAATCCTGGAAGCACTGGAGCGCTTTCCAGGCGCGTGCTGCAGGGTGATCGGTGCTTGACATTGGTTTTCCTTCCAAGAAGGACTGAAAGGCGAGGACTGTGAGTCCGAGTAGCTGGTCCCAGACAGTAGCCAAAGGTTTTCAAGTGATGTGTGCAAGGAAAGGGATGAATTACTGAATAAAGGGGAGGCAATCCTCTGAGCTTGGGGGTACCTTGTACCCCCTGTTCTGGAGCAGAGGCTTCAAGGCCCTTGCAGGAGGTGTTTAGCCATCGGCAGAACCGGTGTCTGGGAATGACCTCCTTCTGTTGGGGGTGAATAGCAGGTGCACAGTGAACGGAAGCTTTCCTTGCCCCCCTGTTATTAATCCCTGGTGTATGAATGGATGTTATTGGTGTCAAATTAACTGCAGTGCACTTGATCCTGTCTGGACTTAACACGGCCCAAGAATAGACATTTCTGTAACTCTGAATACCCCAGCTTCGTTTGCCGTTGCTCTCTTCCACGGGGCAGGTTCATGGGGGAACGTGTTGTGTAGTTATGATACTGTTTGGTATGAACTGCTCCTATCAAAGATGCAGAATGCAGCTAGGGCCTCGTTAAAAACAGTCATTGTGCTAATTAGGTAGGTTTCATACTTAATAATGTAGAGCTATCTCATGGCAGTTTcatggaaaagagaggagaaaaagacattATAACTTTGAGAAAAGTCCCTGGAGCAGTGAAATGGTGATGCACAAATCCAGCCCAGACCCATTAGTGGGTCCTGCACTGGAGCCAAAACGAAGTCGGCACGGGAGCCCCGGGGGCCGCAGCTGGCGGTAGCTGCTCCCATGCAGGGCCCGTCCCTGcgcggaggggaagggaaaggctgCGGGGACGTGGGCCGGGAAAGCAGGGAAGGCAGGCTATCCATGCAGGAAAAAGCTGGGGCACTGCTTCAtgctgctgctctttcccctGTTCATGAATCCTACAGACAGGGTTGGGAGCTGGAAGGGCCCATTTGCGACAAACAGGATGAACTAccgataaaaggaaaaaaaccctgtagaAACAGCCTTTGGAAAAAcgaagaggagaaaaaacaactgGACCTAAATCCTGtgtggaggaaaaacaaaagcttgcTTGCAACTCCGGTTcctgcagaagtgctgagcacaGCTGCCAGATGCTGACCCGCTCTCCTCTCCTTGTATGGGCACAGACAGGGCTTGCCTTGCGCCTATATTTaatttccaagaagaaaaaattctctcTCCATGCCTCTGCTCCACTGGCCTCTCTGCCTTGGGAAGTTAAAACAGGAATGGAattgcatatatatattaaaaaaaaaaaaaaaaattgctatgcGCACACAAGTGCTTCCTAAACTTGGAGTGAGCTGAACAGGTTTCTGCAACACAACACTGCCGTTTGCATGAACCATCTGGTGGGAATGGGAGCTGGTGAGGACGTGGGGGCAGCCCCCGATGGGAGACGTCTCCCCCTTCCTCGGCACGCGAGCGGTAACCGGACCACGCATGGGCGAGGGAGCATCTGGGTGCGGACGTCTGGCCCGGGAGGGAGCCGTGCTCCCCTCACCCAGCCTGGGACGGGGCACGCAGCAATGTGACCTGTCCCCGGGCTGCAGCCGCCCCGCTGCACTTCTGCACCTCCCTTCTCTGGGACCAAGCGAGCGTGGTGCTCCAGGGCCCTTccctcccaagggattcctcatCCAAACCTTTCcctggctgcctttgctgcccaTAACTTCTGCAGAGACGCAGCAACGGGCTGCAGTCGACGAGCTAAACACTGTTTGCTGGGTCTGCTTTTCATGGCAGACGCCAGTCCAGAAGCTTCTGCATTTGAGAAAACACTGTTGGGGCTGAAAGCAGCTTTTTCACAGTTGCCACCGTTACAGAGACCGTGCGACACCACCTCGGGACTGACCTCACTTTATTTGCAGCTCTTAGAGAGCTCAACAGTGAAGAACTTTGTTCTTTTAAGACTAAATTGTACACGACAGCATATGAGAAACAACAACGCTGAAGGTCTGTTGCAGCTTCGTAGTTCAGTGCGACATCTGGGGCTCAGGCCACGGAGAGGGGAAGCCGAACCACCAGGGAACGTCTGAATATCAcaaaattcagtgaaagcagtGCTGCGCTCTGGGCGGACCTACTTGGGGGAGGAGAGGTGCTGTTAGCGCAGCGGAGATGCAGTTTAGCAAAAAGAATAGATGAAATTCAGCAAAGCTGGGATTCAACACCTGCAATTAGCAATCATTCAAGTACTGCAGTCTCATAAATtcatacttctttttctttcaatttaaatAAGTGCTTCAAGGTCAGTATTCAAATTGCCTGTTTTGTAACCCAATTTTAAGTGCACAtcagtagattttaaaaaattatatatatatttgaacacacacacacacacacacagtgaattTTATGTGCTGCAGCTATTTTAACTAGAGATGGCCTGAACGTGCCTGAAGTCCTTATCATAAGCCAAACCCCAGGAGCTCGTAGCTGGTGGCACCAGCCCCCTAAAAGCTGCCAAAGACGCTGGTGATTTTTGCAAGCATCGGCCTGGCCACCCTCTGCAGCCGGGGCCGCTGGCGGCTGCTTGGGCTGCCCCAAGCTGCTGTTCCGGAGGCAGCCGGTGCCCACAGCGTGTTTCACAGAGAAGCCTCCCGCGCCTCGATCCAGGTCAGGAGCTCGGGGGGGTCCTGAAGAGCAGTACGTGGCCTCCAGCCCATCTCCAGCGTGGAGCAGAAGTGCTTGGCAGAGCAACTCAGACCCATACAGCTGTGTTAATATCGAAGCCGGACTGGGGGTAGTCGATGGTATCGTGGACTTTCTTGGTGCCGATTCTGGGTTTGTCACTATTGCTGTCCACCTTTGGGCACCTCTCCGCTTTGCTGTGATTGTTCTGCGTGTTCCCATGGAGCGGAAAGTAAAACGTCCCCTtgagtttgttcatttttttggGTCTCTTTGAAATTTCAGGCTGTTTGTCTTCAGGTGGTAGCCAGCAAGGTTTCTCCTTGAGAAGCCTATCTCGGTCTGGTCGAACGCTCCTCAAAAACTTCTTGAAGATGTTTGCGGTGAGGGAGAACTTCCTGTAGAGCTCCTGGGATCTGCTCACGGACAGCGATGCTTcgctcttttctccctttttatccAGCTCTGGCAGATCCAGCCAGTTCCCAACCAAGTCCGCAAAGATGTTATCTCCCAGGACCAGAGGCTGCCGGTTCCTGCTCTGGGACATCAGCGAGGAGGTCCAGTCATTGCCATCGTCACAGCCCTGGCAGTCCCCGTGTCCCGGCGTCCCCGCAGCCCTGCCCCGG
Protein-coding sequences here:
- the INKA2 gene encoding PAK4-inhibitor INKA2, which encodes MDLHLRRLRQELLSMKEVGDGLHEQMTCMMGALQELKLLQVQTALEQLEISGSRSAGPGSERPQRCRSGREAPRPGPGAGRHSEPWPGKAPADECSPASLAASAPALRSAGSPEPAVLPEGGRLRDPVSSSQSTCAERFPGGTAEPGSGGTARSQPCRAAASVRRGRAAGTPGHGDCQGCDDGNDWTSSLMSQSRNRQPLVLGDNIFADLVGNWLDLPELDKKGEKSEASLSVSRSQELYRKFSLTANIFKKFLRSVRPDRDRLLKEKPCWLPPEDKQPEISKRPKKMNKLKGTFYFPLHGNTQNNHSKAERCPKVDSNSDKPRIGTKKVHDTIDYPQSGFDINTAVWV